One genomic segment of Corynebacterium durum includes these proteins:
- a CDS encoding HK97 family phage prohead protease: MKTKNVNILVKAVGDEGDTGDQGVIEAYASVFGNRDSYGDVVMPGAFTETLQEWAESGNAIPLLYGHDFGDPFSNIGAVTSASEDEHGLKITASLDLDNAKAKQVYRLLKERRLTQMSFAYDIIDGGEGKLDDEWCFELRKLKLYEVSVVPIGANQETEVTSVKSFDDAEKKESTGRNNYINSRLLILEKE, translated from the coding sequence GTGAAAACGAAAAACGTTAATATCCTCGTCAAAGCGGTAGGCGACGAGGGTGATACCGGCGATCAAGGCGTGATTGAGGCGTACGCCTCGGTGTTCGGCAATCGGGATTCGTACGGGGATGTAGTTATGCCTGGCGCATTTACTGAGACCCTTCAGGAATGGGCGGAATCAGGGAATGCGATTCCCCTGCTGTACGGCCATGACTTTGGTGACCCGTTTAGCAATATCGGCGCGGTTACTTCCGCGTCGGAGGATGAGCATGGGCTGAAAATAACAGCTAGCCTTGACCTTGACAACGCCAAGGCTAAGCAGGTGTACCGGCTGCTCAAAGAGCGACGGCTGACACAGATGAGCTTTGCCTACGACATTATTGACGGCGGCGAGGGGAAGCTTGATGATGAATGGTGCTTTGAGCTTCGAAAACTGAAACTATATGAGGTTTCGGTAGTGCCGATTGGTGCCAATCAGGAAACCGAAGTGACATCAGTTAAATCATTTGATGACGCGGAAAAGAAAGAATCCACAGGCCGGAATAATTACATTAATTCCCGGCTGCTAATCCTGGAGAAGGAGTAA
- a CDS encoding phage major capsid protein, translating to MKLKERRVSLLNEVKEMHAAYGDSMTDDQFAEIKSKFDEVDALDVEIKAADERNGTLRRLKAMGGDDDPRTDTHEVKAASVGEHFVMHAKGALAGWEKGTPLSVSAPEYKAADDAFKRTDTLNNFEAERIRPIVNQKRERLVVADLMGDHPMSGAIIQYLVEKNKRIADGGADTVAEDGKKPYIKYDDYDLVTEAPSKIAVLTRITDEMMQDHAYVVGKINSDLVYDLSVKEEQQLLFGDGSGSNLRGVANRSGIQTLASSAFTNWSDDFYRAINMVGNATDFEADGIVINTADYEKLRLMKDSNGQYLGGGIFQGQYGQGGILIKPPLWGLNTVVTNAVPKGTAFVGAWRMGATILRKGGIRVDAANTNVDDFEHNRVTLRAEERLGLMIQIPASFVKMTLTE from the coding sequence ATGAAGCTTAAAGAACGTCGCGTTTCCCTGCTTAATGAGGTCAAGGAAATGCACGCCGCATACGGCGATTCCATGACTGATGACCAGTTCGCGGAAATCAAATCCAAATTCGACGAGGTGGACGCCCTTGATGTTGAGATCAAGGCCGCTGACGAGCGCAATGGCACTTTACGTCGCCTGAAAGCCATGGGCGGGGATGATGACCCGCGAACCGACACGCATGAGGTGAAAGCTGCTAGCGTTGGTGAGCACTTCGTCATGCACGCCAAGGGCGCGCTGGCTGGCTGGGAAAAGGGCACACCCCTAAGTGTTTCCGCGCCCGAATACAAAGCCGCTGATGATGCGTTCAAACGCACGGACACGCTCAACAACTTCGAGGCTGAGCGCATCCGCCCAATCGTGAACCAAAAGCGCGAACGCCTGGTAGTCGCGGACCTCATGGGCGACCATCCCATGAGCGGCGCAATTATTCAGTACCTTGTGGAGAAAAACAAGCGCATCGCCGATGGCGGCGCAGACACTGTTGCTGAGGACGGCAAGAAACCGTACATCAAGTACGACGATTACGATCTTGTGACGGAAGCCCCATCCAAGATTGCGGTACTTACGCGCATCACCGACGAGATGATGCAAGACCACGCGTATGTGGTGGGCAAAATCAACTCTGATCTGGTCTATGACCTGTCGGTCAAGGAGGAACAGCAGCTGTTGTTTGGCGACGGCTCAGGTAGTAACCTGCGCGGCGTCGCCAACCGTTCCGGCATCCAGACGCTGGCAAGCTCTGCTTTCACCAACTGGTCTGATGATTTCTACCGCGCTATCAACATGGTAGGTAACGCCACCGACTTCGAGGCTGACGGCATCGTCATCAACACCGCTGACTATGAGAAGCTGCGCCTAATGAAAGACAGCAATGGTCAGTATTTGGGCGGCGGTATTTTCCAGGGTCAGTACGGTCAGGGCGGCATTCTCATCAAGCCGCCACTGTGGGGCCTGAACACTGTCGTGACGAATGCCGTGCCGAAGGGCACCGCGTTTGTTGGCGCATGGCGTATGGGTGCGACGATCCTGCGTAAGGGGGGCATCCGCGTGGATGCCGCGAACACCAACGTTGATGACTTTGAGCACAACCGTGTGACGTTGCGTGCTGAAGAGCGTCTAGGTCTGATGATTCAGATTCCGGCGTCGTTCGTGAAAATGACGCTGACTGAGTGA